Proteins from a genomic interval of Streptomyces sp. Tu6071:
- a CDS encoding HPr family phosphocarrier protein — translation MAERRVTVGWPEGLHARPASLFVRASTATGLPVTVAKSEGEAVNARSMLAVLGLGVQGGEEITLSAEGEGAEEALDRLAKLVAEGLQELPETV, via the coding sequence ATGGCTGAGCGTCGCGTCACCGTCGGCTGGCCGGAGGGCCTCCACGCCCGTCCCGCCTCCCTCTTCGTGCGGGCATCGACCGCCACCGGACTCCCCGTGACCGTCGCCAAGAGCGAAGGCGAAGCGGTCAACGCCCGCTCCATGCTCGCGGTGCTCGGCCTCGGCGTGCAGGGGGGCGAGGAGATCACGCTGAGCGCGGAGGGAGAGGGGGCGGAAGAGGCCCTGGACCGGCTCGCCAAACTCGTGGCCGAGGGGCTCCAGGAACTCCCGGAAACCGTTTAG
- a CDS encoding GntR family transcriptional regulator, with protein MSIPAHSVCTAIRDDIVSGVYERGSRLTEELLARRYGVSRVPVREALRTLEAEGFVVTRRHAGAQVAEPGAQEAVDVLETRLLLEPLCAARAAQRRTEAHLKVLRGLVRLGQERARRGQEEDLRSLGGWFHETLVQASASETLTSLLTLLRHKIAWMYVVESPARPQESWAEHGAIVDAVARGDAERARALTAQHADRARRAHRLRGPGPRPPRRPPGRDPEEAPAW; from the coding sequence ATGAGCATTCCCGCGCACTCGGTATGCACGGCGATCAGGGACGATATCGTCTCGGGCGTGTACGAGCGGGGGAGCCGGCTCACGGAGGAATTGCTCGCGCGGAGATACGGGGTGTCGCGGGTGCCGGTGCGGGAGGCGCTGCGCACGCTGGAGGCGGAGGGCTTCGTGGTGACGCGCCGGCACGCGGGGGCGCAGGTCGCGGAGCCGGGGGCGCAGGAGGCCGTGGACGTCCTGGAGACCAGGCTGCTGCTGGAGCCGCTGTGCGCGGCGCGCGCCGCGCAGCGCAGGACCGAGGCGCACCTCAAGGTGCTGCGCGGTCTCGTCCGGCTCGGGCAGGAGCGGGCGCGGCGGGGGCAGGAGGAGGACCTGCGCTCGCTGGGCGGCTGGTTCCACGAAACCCTTGTCCAGGCCAGCGCGAGCGAGACGCTGACCTCGCTCCTGACCCTGCTGCGGCACAAGATCGCGTGGATGTACGTGGTCGAATCGCCCGCCCGCCCGCAGGAGTCCTGGGCCGAGCACGGCGCGATCGTCGACGCGGTGGCGCGCGGCGACGCGGAGCGGGCCCGCGCGCTCACCGCGCAGCACGCCGACCGCGCGCGCCGCGCCCACCGCCTGCGCGGCCCCGGCCCCCGCCCCCCGCGCCGCCCGCCGGGGCGCGACCCCGAGGAGGCCCCCGCCTGGTGA